The following proteins come from a genomic window of Companilactobacillus pabuli:
- a CDS encoding glycosyltransferase family 4 protein — MIKINMFSSADKVAGQGVGSAYKELINLLKEHFSDEFEVKINDYSKSDLSHYHTIDPQFYASTFSKKRGRKIGYVHFLPETLEGSIKLPKPARSIFYKYVISFYKRMDQIVVVNPTFIDKLVAHGLDRDKIKYIPNFVSTDNFYEKTAEEKAEFRKKIGIPEDKFVVFGDGQVQERKGIDDFYKLAQTNPDIQFIWAGGFSFGKITDGYDRYKDMIDNAPDNMKFTGIVDRNDLVNYYNICDLFLLPSYDELFPMSVLEAFSCGAPVLLRDLELYRAIIDGYYQKADGFSDMNAFINKANQDRSILDGFKKKSKEAAKQYSEENLSKIWYDFYTSQYKIAKQGK; from the coding sequence ATGATTAAAATTAATATGTTTTCATCAGCTGATAAAGTAGCCGGACAAGGGGTTGGCAGTGCCTATAAGGAATTGATCAACTTGTTGAAAGAACACTTTAGTGATGAATTTGAGGTCAAGATCAATGATTACTCAAAGAGTGATTTGAGCCATTATCATACGATTGACCCACAATTTTACGCTTCGACTTTTTCAAAGAAGAGAGGTCGTAAGATTGGCTATGTGCACTTTTTACCAGAAACTTTAGAAGGTAGTATCAAATTGCCTAAGCCAGCTCGTAGTATTTTTTATAAATATGTCATCAGCTTTTACAAACGTATGGACCAAATCGTCGTGGTTAATCCAACTTTTATCGATAAGTTGGTTGCACATGGATTGGACCGGGACAAAATTAAGTACATTCCTAATTTTGTTTCAACTGATAACTTTTATGAAAAAACAGCTGAAGAAAAGGCTGAATTTAGAAAGAAAATTGGTATTCCAGAAGATAAATTCGTTGTTTTTGGCGATGGTCAAGTCCAAGAACGTAAAGGAATCGATGATTTTTACAAGTTAGCACAGACTAATCCTGATATTCAATTTATTTGGGCGGGTGGTTTTTCCTTTGGTAAGATCACTGACGGTTATGACCGTTATAAGGATATGATTGACAATGCGCCTGATAATATGAAATTCACGGGAATAGTTGATAGAAATGATTTAGTAAATTATTATAATATTTGTGATTTATTCTTATTACCTTCTTATGACGAATTGTTCCCAATGTCAGTCTTGGAAGCTTTCAGTTGTGGTGCACCAGTCTTATTGAGAGATTTGGAATTGTACCGTGCTATTATTGATGGCTATTATCAAAAAGCTGATGGTTTTTCTGATATGAATGCCTTTATCAACAAAGCTAATCAGGATCGTTCTATTTTGGATGGCTTTAAGAAAAAGTCTAAGGAAGCTGCCAAACAGTACTCAGAAGAAAATTTGAGTAAAATCTGGTATGATTTCTATACGAGTCAATATAAAATTGCTAAACAGGGTAAATAA
- a CDS encoding GNAT family N-acetyltransferase: protein MFRNAKEEDADQILPILFQIFDEMELDVFKKVGDEKMAQVIKEGFFQPGYRYGLDNILVNEIDGKVVAIMVGYPEEAEDTIDEPLKKIMHKYGIKEDNLFGDKEAWPGEWYLDSFAVAPEFQGKGIGTATMEHFIEVIRERGEKILSLNVDVDNAPARHVYDKTGFKQVGQLYIGSHLYDHMQYDLTK, encoded by the coding sequence ATGTTTAGAAATGCTAAAGAGGAAGATGCAGATCAGATATTGCCAATTTTGTTCCAAATCTTTGATGAAATGGAATTAGATGTTTTCAAAAAAGTTGGCGACGAAAAGATGGCTCAAGTTATTAAAGAAGGCTTTTTCCAACCAGGTTATCGCTATGGATTGGATAATATCTTAGTTAATGAGATCGATGGCAAAGTAGTAGCAATTATGGTCGGTTATCCAGAAGAAGCAGAAGACACAATTGACGAACCTTTGAAGAAGATTATGCACAAGTATGGTATCAAAGAAGATAACTTATTTGGAGATAAGGAAGCTTGGCCTGGTGAATGGTATTTGGATTCATTTGCGGTTGCTCCAGAATTCCAAGGTAAAGGTATCGGAACTGCAACTATGGAACATTTTATTGAAGTGATCCGTGAACGTGGTGAAAAAATCCTAAGTTTAAATGTTGATGTTGATAATGCACCTGCCAGACATGTTTATGACAAAACTGGTTTCAAACAAGTTGGACAATTATATATCGGTAGTCATTTGTATGACCACATGCAATATGATTTAACTAAATAA
- a CDS encoding TetR/AcrR family transcriptional regulator: protein MKNGKENTPMSLTKQHLIETIYQEFSSRRIEKFTLVELSQKATVCRSTIYNNFGSLEYVYKDLIEKVILKEITRDCQSYEELIKNLVTYIYDNKMLCLNLYRQTVPFINQEHVHRQIMEDFGKVLIQYNQEKVISKVALDAFILMLRKQFDNNLKTNQIEMIDILVKYGHFLFNV from the coding sequence ATGAAAAACGGGAAGGAAAACACGCCAATGTCTTTAACCAAACAACATTTGATTGAAACTATTTATCAAGAATTTTCTAGTCGTCGTATTGAAAAATTTACTCTAGTGGAATTGTCTCAAAAAGCTACTGTTTGTCGGAGTACAATTTATAATAATTTTGGCAGTTTAGAATATGTGTATAAAGATCTGATTGAGAAAGTTATTCTTAAAGAGATCACACGTGATTGCCAATCATATGAAGAATTGATCAAAAATCTAGTTACCTATATTTACGACAACAAGATGCTTTGTTTGAATTTGTACCGCCAAACTGTTCCTTTTATTAATCAAGAACACGTTCATCGCCAAATAATGGAAGATTTCGGTAAAGTGTTGATTCAATACAATCAGGAAAAGGTAATTAGTAAGGTGGCTTTGGATGCATTTATCTTAATGCTAAGGAAGCAATTCGATAATAATTTAAAAACTAATCAAATTGAAATGATTGATATTTTAGTAAAATATGGACATTTTTTGTTTAATGTATAA
- a CDS encoding LTA synthase family protein: MKRITKGISNFLNTRLGFVILAVFLYTLKTIYAYETKFNLGVKGSIQTFLMIINPIPVMLLLFGISLYMKGRKSYIFLLIVDFLDTVWLFSNILYYREFSDFLTMVLIKGSGSVSNNLGKSIMGILKPTDFLVFTDVIILILLLVFHVIKVDIRKLNWRIPVLVSSLAVLLFGANLTLAESDRSQLLTRTFDNNYIVKYLGLNVFNVYDMVKTTKTNAVKSQAKSSDIDSIEKYMKNNYVQPNVEYTGVAKGKNVFIIHLESLQQFMIDFKWDGEEVTPNLNKIYHEDDTLSFDNFFNQVGQGKTADAELMLENSLFGLPEGSAMVTDGTTNTFQAAPAILDQEAGYTSASFHGDVPSFWNRDNAYKSWGYDYFFSSEYYKEKKSYNIGYGMKDKIFLKDSAQYIEQLPQPFYAKLITVTNHYPYTLDKKNQTISKTDTGDSTVDGYVQTAHYLDQSIGEFMNWLQETGLDKNSMVVLYGDHYGISNNHNKAMAKLTGIKGFNSFNDAQYQRVPFMIHMDGLKGGINHTYGGEIDVLPTLLNLLGISNKNMIQFGSDLLSSEHSQVVAFRNGDFVTPEVTKVGSTYYNTKTGKVDKKISSAEKAKLSNKVTTELSLSDRVINGDLLRFHKLPGFKKVNTKDYSYKKSKALKKLKKARTKNGTSLLAQNDNKSMVDLYQTDAPELSSDK; encoded by the coding sequence ATGAAGCGTATTACTAAAGGTATTTCTAATTTTTTAAATACTAGGCTGGGTTTTGTGATCCTGGCTGTATTTTTATATACTCTTAAAACCATTTATGCTTATGAAACTAAGTTTAACTTGGGTGTTAAGGGTTCGATTCAAACATTCTTGATGATCATCAATCCAATTCCAGTGATGCTGTTATTGTTTGGTATCTCACTGTATATGAAAGGTAGAAAATCTTATATTTTTCTACTGATTGTTGATTTCTTGGATACGGTCTGGTTATTCTCGAATATTTTGTACTATCGAGAATTCTCTGACTTTTTAACTATGGTACTTATTAAAGGTTCAGGTTCAGTTTCCAATAACCTTGGTAAAAGTATCATGGGTATTTTGAAACCAACTGATTTCCTAGTCTTTACTGATGTTATTATTCTGATATTATTGTTGGTCTTTCACGTCATCAAGGTTGATATTAGAAAACTTAATTGGCGAATTCCAGTGTTGGTCAGTTCTTTAGCAGTATTGCTATTTGGAGCTAATTTGACTTTGGCTGAAAGTGATCGTTCACAGCTGTTGACAAGAACTTTTGATAATAACTATATCGTTAAATACTTAGGACTAAATGTCTTTAATGTTTATGATATGGTCAAAACTACTAAGACAAATGCGGTTAAATCTCAAGCTAAGAGTTCAGATATTGACTCGATTGAGAAGTACATGAAGAATAATTACGTGCAGCCTAACGTCGAATATACTGGTGTTGCTAAAGGTAAAAACGTCTTTATTATTCATTTGGAAAGTTTGCAACAATTCATGATTGACTTTAAGTGGGATGGTGAAGAAGTAACTCCTAACTTGAATAAGATCTATCATGAAGACGACACACTTAGTTTTGATAACTTCTTTAATCAAGTTGGACAAGGTAAAACTGCTGATGCTGAGTTGATGCTAGAAAACTCACTCTTCGGATTGCCAGAAGGTTCAGCTATGGTTACCGATGGTACGACAAATACCTTCCAAGCAGCTCCAGCTATTTTGGATCAAGAGGCTGGTTATACTAGTGCTTCATTCCACGGGGATGTTCCTAGTTTCTGGAATCGTGATAATGCCTATAAGTCATGGGGATATGATTACTTCTTTAGTTCAGAGTACTATAAGGAAAAGAAGAGTTATAACATCGGTTATGGTATGAAAGATAAGATTTTCTTGAAGGATTCTGCACAATATATTGAACAATTGCCACAACCTTTCTATGCTAAGTTGATTACTGTTACGAACCACTATCCTTATACATTGGATAAGAAGAATCAAACTATTTCTAAGACTGACACTGGTGATAGTACCGTTGATGGTTATGTTCAAACTGCTCATTATTTGGATCAATCAATTGGTGAATTTATGAATTGGTTACAAGAAACTGGTTTGGATAAGAATAGTATGGTTGTTCTATATGGTGATCACTATGGTATTTCTAATAACCACAATAAAGCTATGGCTAAATTGACTGGAATCAAAGGCTTCAATAGCTTTAATGATGCTCAATACCAACGTGTACCATTTATGATTCATATGGATGGCCTAAAAGGTGGTATCAATCATACTTACGGTGGTGAAATCGATGTTCTACCTACCTTGTTGAATTTATTGGGAATTAGTAACAAGAACATGATTCAATTTGGTAGTGATTTGTTATCGAGTGAGCACTCGCAAGTAGTGGCATTCAGAAATGGTGATTTTGTCACGCCTGAAGTAACTAAAGTGGGTAGTACGTATTACAACACGAAGACTGGTAAAGTGGATAAGAAGATATCTTCTGCCGAGAAGGCTAAATTATCGAATAAGGTAACGACTGAGTTGTCATTATCTGATCGTGTAATTAATGGAGATCTTTTAAGGTTCCATAAGTTACCAGGATTTAAGAAGGTTAATACTAAAGACTACTCATATAAGAAGAGTAAAGCTTTGAAGAAACTCAAGAAAGCACGTACTAAGAATGGAACAAGTCTATTAGCACAAAACGACAATAAGTCGATGGTTGACTTGTATCAAACGGATGCGCCTGAATTGAGCTCAGACAAATAA
- a CDS encoding exodeoxyribonuclease III, translating into MKLISWNVNGLRAVVKKNFVPTFQQLNADVFSIQETKMQEGQLDLDLPGYHQYFFYAKKKGYSGTAIFSKTEPISFKQGLGIEEFDDEGRTITLEFPDFYLINSYTPNSQPKLKRVDYRMRYDDALRKYMLQLSADKPVILCGDLNVAHEEIDLKNPKTNHKNPGFSDQERDKFSQLLDSGFIDSFRLLHPEEIKYSWWSYRFNARKNNAGWRIDYFVVSKNGQQLIQNADILTDIYGSDHCPIELDLNIKGE; encoded by the coding sequence ATGAAACTAATTTCTTGGAATGTAAACGGTTTACGTGCTGTCGTCAAAAAAAATTTCGTTCCTACTTTTCAACAATTAAATGCTGATGTTTTCAGCATTCAAGAGACTAAGATGCAAGAGGGACAACTAGATCTTGACCTACCTGGTTATCATCAATACTTCTTTTACGCTAAGAAAAAAGGTTATTCTGGAACGGCAATTTTTTCAAAAACTGAACCAATTTCTTTTAAACAAGGTTTAGGTATCGAAGAATTTGATGATGAAGGACGCACGATAACCTTAGAATTCCCTGATTTTTATTTAATCAATAGCTATACACCTAACTCACAACCAAAATTAAAGCGTGTCGATTATCGGATGCGTTATGACGATGCATTGCGTAAATATATGTTACAATTATCAGCCGATAAACCCGTAATTCTTTGTGGCGACTTAAACGTTGCCCATGAGGAAATCGATTTAAAGAACCCCAAGACTAATCACAAGAATCCTGGTTTTTCTGACCAAGAACGTGATAAATTTAGTCAACTTCTCGATAGCGGCTTTATCGATAGTTTTAGATTACTTCACCCAGAAGAAATTAAATATTCATGGTGGAGTTATCGTTTTAATGCTCGTAAAAATAACGCTGGGTGGAGAATCGATTATTTTGTCGTTTCTAAAAATGGTCAACAATTGATTCAAAATGCCGATATTTTAACCGACATCTACGGATCAGATCATTGCCCAATTGAATTAGACCTTAATATTAAAGGAGAATAA
- a CDS encoding lysylphosphatidylglycerol synthase transmembrane domain-containing protein: MNRKHIAALFIMLGLGIGIFWWEAKDINFNSLVSTFKGLNYFWLAVAFLSILLSYGVEAMVLHTLLKRKGERKFGWWEMYRIPLIQALFNAITPFSSGGQPAQLIGLMQSKIDGGRASSILLMKFVIYQLMVLVNFIVAMLVSFKSVAQHFSGLATLIVFGMVIHVATISFLLMIMYYYDFTKKMVQIVLKPVLFFLKEEKRDKILQSAMSSIDSFYNESLVLKREKKKVLKASLLTILQLFLYYFVVYFVLLALNCDHVNVVDVLVMHIMIVMIVSIFPIPGGSGGAEFSFKTLFAGFIPSPSGLVLGMFLWRFITYYLGMFLGIIAVSKKPKIEQQVANKSMERK, encoded by the coding sequence ATGAATAGAAAACACATAGCAGCATTATTTATAATGCTAGGATTAGGAATTGGTATTTTTTGGTGGGAAGCCAAAGATATTAATTTCAATTCTTTAGTTTCGACCTTTAAAGGGTTAAATTATTTCTGGCTTGCGGTGGCATTCTTATCGATTTTGTTATCGTATGGCGTTGAAGCAATGGTTTTACATACCTTATTGAAGAGAAAAGGAGAGCGTAAGTTTGGTTGGTGGGAGATGTATCGGATCCCATTGATTCAGGCTTTGTTCAATGCAATCACGCCTTTTTCATCTGGTGGTCAGCCAGCTCAATTGATTGGTCTGATGCAATCAAAAATTGATGGCGGACGTGCTAGTTCAATTTTATTGATGAAGTTTGTTATCTATCAATTAATGGTACTGGTAAATTTCATTGTTGCGATGTTAGTCAGTTTTAAGAGTGTGGCACAACATTTTTCTGGATTGGCAACTTTGATCGTCTTTGGAATGGTAATTCATGTTGCGACGATTTCTTTCTTGTTAATGATCATGTATTACTATGATTTCACCAAAAAAATGGTACAAATTGTGTTGAAACCGGTTTTATTTTTTCTCAAAGAGGAAAAACGTGATAAAATTTTACAGTCAGCTATGAGTAGTATTGATAGCTTTTATAATGAGAGTTTAGTTTTGAAACGTGAGAAGAAAAAAGTTCTCAAGGCTTCTTTACTGACAATCTTGCAGCTATTCTTGTATTACTTCGTAGTTTACTTTGTTTTACTAGCACTAAACTGCGACCATGTGAATGTTGTTGATGTTTTAGTCATGCACATCATGATCGTTATGATTGTCTCAATCTTCCCAATCCCTGGTGGATCAGGTGGGGCAGAGTTCAGCTTCAAGACGTTGTTTGCTGGATTTATACCTTCTCCTTCAGGTCTCGTTTTGGGTATGTTTTTATGGAGATTTATTACGTATTATTTGGGGATGTTCTTAGGGATTATTGCTGTTTCGAAGAAACCGAAAATTGAACAACAAGTTGCTAATAAATCTATGGAGCGAAAATAA
- a CDS encoding Cof-type HAD-IIB family hydrolase → MIKLIASDMDGTLLNEKMEVSDRNIQAIKDAQKTGIEFLIATGRGLSEAKPFLRNQVHPGYITLNGAEVFDSNEKLISSNPISAESQNKVVDYFHKYGVYFEVVTDKGIFSNDREARVNNLANLLVKLNPGTSFKQALRDTQERVKMMPMNFVDSYDHIFNDKSFKIMKLIGFNEHQHRVLAPMKKEITKKIKDVVVTSSSPNNVEVNSVDAQKGIALLQYAKKRNISPDEIMAIGDNLNDYSMIRDAGVGVAMKNAIPAIKEIAQVETDNNANDGVAQIIEKTIEDQKQD, encoded by the coding sequence ATGATTAAATTAATCGCATCCGATATGGATGGTACTTTACTAAACGAAAAGATGGAGGTTTCAGATCGTAACATCCAAGCAATCAAGGATGCACAAAAGACTGGCATCGAATTTCTAATTGCTACCGGCCGTGGTTTGAGTGAGGCCAAACCATTTTTAAGAAATCAAGTTCATCCAGGATATATTACTTTAAACGGAGCTGAAGTCTTTGACAGCAATGAAAAATTGATTTCTAGCAATCCGATTTCAGCAGAATCTCAAAATAAAGTCGTTGACTACTTTCATAAATATGGTGTTTATTTTGAAGTCGTTACTGATAAGGGAATTTTTTCAAACGACCGCGAGGCTAGAGTCAATAACTTGGCTAATTTACTAGTAAAATTAAACCCTGGCACTTCTTTCAAACAAGCCTTAAGAGATACTCAAGAACGCGTCAAAATGATGCCAATGAACTTCGTAGACAGTTATGACCATATCTTCAATGATAAATCCTTCAAAATCATGAAATTGATTGGTTTCAATGAACATCAACATAGAGTACTTGCTCCTATGAAAAAAGAAATCACCAAAAAAATTAAAGACGTAGTTGTCACTTCCTCATCCCCTAATAACGTTGAAGTTAATAGTGTCGATGCCCAAAAAGGAATTGCTCTTCTACAATATGCCAAAAAACGTAATATCTCACCCGATGAAATTATGGCAATTGGAGATAATTTAAACGATTATTCCATGATCAGAGATGCTGGAGTCGGCGTAGCTATGAAAAACGCTATTCCAGCCATTAAGGAAATCGCCCAAGTTGAAACTGACAATAATGCCAACGATGGCGTAGCTCAAATCATAGAAAAAACGATTGAGGACCAAAAGCAGGATTAA
- a CDS encoding uracil-DNA glycosylase, translated as MKTLINNDWQEVLNGEFDKPYYEKLREFLVEEYNTQTIYPEMHHIYQAFEWTPFSKTKVVILGQDPYHEPNQAIGCSFAVQPGVTIPPSLRNIYKELQDDLGCTPVNHGYLKSWATQGVLLLNSVLTVRRGQANSHKGKGWEQLTDYAIKALSERGKVVFILWGNAAKSKIPLIDQSKNTIISSTHPSPFAARYGFFGSKPFSKANQALLNYNEKEINWQLPERADDEMEEK; from the coding sequence TTGAAAACCTTAATAAATAATGATTGGCAAGAAGTTTTGAATGGTGAATTTGACAAACCGTATTATGAAAAGCTTCGCGAATTTCTAGTAGAAGAATATAATACGCAAACTATTTATCCAGAGATGCACCACATTTATCAGGCTTTTGAGTGGACTCCCTTTTCAAAGACGAAGGTTGTCATTTTAGGACAAGATCCTTATCATGAACCAAATCAAGCAATTGGTTGTAGTTTTGCCGTTCAACCGGGTGTAACGATTCCACCATCATTGCGTAATATTTACAAGGAATTACAAGATGATTTGGGTTGTACACCAGTTAATCACGGTTATTTGAAATCTTGGGCTACTCAAGGAGTTTTATTGCTCAACTCGGTTCTCACAGTGAGAAGAGGTCAAGCTAACTCTCATAAGGGTAAAGGCTGGGAACAGTTAACCGATTATGCTATCAAGGCCTTGTCAGAACGTGGCAAAGTTGTCTTTATTTTATGGGGAAATGCTGCTAAGAGTAAAATTCCCTTGATTGATCAATCGAAGAATACAATTATTTCTTCAACGCATCCGAGCCCATTTGCTGCTAGATATGGATTTTTTGGCTCCAAACCATTTTCTAAGGCAAATCAAGCGCTTTTAAACTATAATGAAAAAGAAATCAATTGGCAGTTACCTGAACGTGCTGATGATGAAATGGAGGAAAAGTAA
- the tsaE gene encoding tRNA (adenosine(37)-N6)-threonylcarbamoyltransferase complex ATPase subunit type 1 TsaE yields MLEYQVTTHSYEETEDLGEKLAKLLKPSDVVVLNGDLGVGKTTLTRGLARGLGIKRNVKSPTFTLIREYKDGRIPLYHMDAYRLESSPDEDLGFDEYFNGDGITMVEWPQFIKDEIPDDHLTINIERLSDTDRQVTFKLHGDKFDQRGFDQL; encoded by the coding sequence ATGCTTGAATATCAAGTAACGACCCATTCATACGAAGAAACTGAAGATTTGGGTGAAAAGTTAGCGAAATTACTAAAACCAAGTGATGTTGTAGTCTTAAATGGTGATTTAGGCGTAGGAAAAACTACATTGACTCGAGGACTGGCTAGAGGATTAGGCATTAAACGTAATGTAAAAAGTCCTACATTTACTTTAATTCGTGAATATAAAGATGGCAGAATTCCTCTGTATCATATGGACGCCTATCGCCTAGAAAGTAGTCCTGATGAAGATTTAGGCTTCGATGAGTATTTTAATGGCGATGGTATAACAATGGTTGAATGGCCCCAGTTTATTAAAGACGAGATTCCTGATGACCATTTAACGATTAATATTGAACGTTTATCTGATACAGATCGCCAAGTTACTTTTAAATTACATGGCGATAAATTTGATCAGCGAGGTTTTGACCAATTATGA
- a CDS encoding GNAT family N-acetyltransferase, translating to MSQQLKLREAIPKDAQNLLNFLKKVSQQSDFISFDDIQSTAVRDEEISLDAIFQSEYDELIIAVLDDEIIGYCRLERIDAQKAEFGVVVDKEFWNNGIASYLLEEAIDWANASPLEKLVLEVYKNNPAAIHIYQKYGFTTELTKDKTIVMTKMVK from the coding sequence ATGAGCCAACAACTAAAATTACGTGAAGCTATTCCTAAAGATGCTCAAAATTTATTGAATTTTTTGAAAAAGGTCAGTCAACAAAGTGACTTTATTTCGTTTGATGATATACAATCGACTGCAGTTCGGGATGAAGAGATTTCTTTAGATGCAATTTTCCAATCAGAGTACGATGAGTTGATCATAGCGGTTTTAGATGACGAGATTATTGGATATTGTCGCCTAGAAAGAATTGATGCTCAAAAGGCCGAATTTGGCGTCGTGGTCGATAAAGAATTTTGGAACAATGGAATTGCCTCTTATTTGCTAGAAGAAGCAATCGATTGGGCCAATGCTTCACCGCTAGAAAAATTAGTTTTAGAAGTATACAAAAATAACCCAGCCGCAATTCATATTTATCAAAAATATGGATTTACAACTGAGTTAACAAAAGATAAAACGATAGTAATGACAAAGATGGTTAAGTAA
- the pta gene encoding phosphate acetyltransferase, translating into MDLFESLKSKINGKDLTIVFPEGEEPRILGAAVRLVKENVLKPILIGSQEEIDKVADEKSFDISGIEIIDPKNYADFDTMVEKFVERRKGKNTKEQAEKMLLDNNYFGTMLVYMDKADGMVSGAIHSTGDTVRPALQIVKTAPGNSRISGSFIMQKGEERYMFADCAININPNAQELAEIAVQTAKDAKLFDIDPKVAMLSFSTKGSAKSDEVTKVAEATKIAHELAPDLALDGELQFDAAFVPSVGAQKAPDSKVAGHANVFVFPDLQSGNIGYKIAQRFGGFEAIGPILQGLAKPISDLSRGCNEEDVYKSAILTAALAL; encoded by the coding sequence ATGGATTTATTTGAAAGTCTCAAAAGTAAGATTAATGGAAAGGATTTAACAATTGTTTTCCCAGAAGGTGAAGAACCTAGAATTTTAGGTGCTGCCGTTCGTTTAGTTAAAGAAAATGTTCTTAAACCTATTTTAATTGGTAGCCAAGAAGAAATCGATAAGGTTGCTGACGAAAAATCATTTGATATTTCTGGTATTGAAATTATTGATCCTAAAAATTATGCTGACTTCGACACAATGGTTGAAAAATTTGTTGAACGTCGTAAAGGTAAGAATACTAAAGAACAAGCTGAAAAAATGCTTCTAGATAACAACTATTTTGGAACAATGCTAGTTTATATGGACAAAGCTGACGGGATGGTTTCTGGTGCCATTCATTCAACTGGTGACACTGTTCGTCCAGCTCTTCAAATCGTTAAAACAGCTCCTGGTAATTCAAGAATCAGTGGTTCATTCATCATGCAAAAAGGTGAAGAACGTTATATGTTCGCTGATTGTGCTATTAATATTAATCCTAATGCTCAAGAATTAGCTGAAATTGCCGTTCAAACAGCTAAAGATGCTAAGTTATTTGATATCGACCCTAAAGTTGCTATGTTGAGCTTTTCAACTAAGGGTAGTGCAAAGAGTGATGAGGTTACAAAAGTTGCCGAAGCCACAAAGATTGCCCATGAATTAGCACCTGATTTAGCACTTGATGGTGAATTACAATTTGATGCTGCTTTTGTACCTAGTGTTGGTGCCCAAAAGGCTCCAGATTCTAAGGTTGCTGGACATGCAAATGTCTTTGTCTTTCCAGATCTTCAATCAGGAAATATTGGTTACAAGATTGCTCAAAGATTTGGTGGTTTTGAAGCCATTGGACCTATTTTACAAGGTCTTGCTAAGCCAATTTCTGATTTGTCACGTGGTTGCAATGAAGAAGATGTCTATAAGTCAGCTATTTTGACAGCAGCTTTGGCATTATAG
- a CDS encoding 3'-5' exonuclease, whose amino-acid sequence MNFVAMDFETANGKRSSACSLALVLVRENKIVDSFYTLINPREVFSPRNIQIHHITPQDVQDAPTFDQVWPHIEPLFDNSHLVAAHNASFDNSVLKNTLTNYGIMAPKYLTIDTLRTSRKFYPDFPNHKLNTVSKALNIDLKNHHNALADSVACAEILLKTEQEFGTEQIKKMIKLT is encoded by the coding sequence ATGAATTTCGTCGCCATGGATTTTGAAACGGCTAACGGCAAACGTTCTAGTGCTTGTTCATTAGCCTTAGTACTCGTGCGAGAAAACAAAATCGTGGATAGTTTTTATACGCTGATCAATCCAAGAGAAGTCTTCAGTCCACGTAACATTCAAATCCACCACATAACACCTCAAGATGTTCAAGATGCACCAACTTTTGATCAAGTTTGGCCTCACATTGAACCACTCTTTGACAATAGTCACCTCGTTGCAGCGCACAATGCTAGTTTTGATAACAGCGTTTTAAAAAACACCTTAACTAATTATGGCATTATGGCTCCAAAATACTTAACGATAGATACTTTGAGAACGAGTCGCAAATTTTACCCCGACTTTCCTAATCACAAACTAAATACTGTTTCGAAAGCCTTAAATATCGATTTAAAAAATCACCATAACGCTTTAGCTGATAGTGTGGCCTGTGCTGAAATCTTGCTCAAAACAGAACAAGAATTTGGAACTGAACAAATAAAAAAGATGATTAAGCTTACTTAA